In Heliangelus exortis chromosome 19, bHelExo1.hap1, whole genome shotgun sequence, the genomic stretch TCATTGCCTCCTGCTTGGTGGAGCTGCTCAgggtctcctcttctcctttcccctcatTGTCATCCTCTGAGTCCACCAGCACCAAGACATCCCCTGAGTCCTGGTTCCTGTGAAcagcagagcaagcagcagTGGGCTGAAAGGCTGGGGACAGCCTGTCCCAACCCCTCCCTGAAGCCTTTCACCTTCCAGCCTTTCACCAAAACACCCAATTCTGATGGACTCCTCCAATCCTGCACTAACTGTGTTCAAAAACCTGGTTCCAGACCTTACAGCTCTGGTGCCAAGGGCTCtttcctcatcctcctgctcccacaCCCATGCTGAGCCTCACCCAGCCCCACCATCCCCTTCCCACGGGGGacatctcctgccttccccactctagagggagggaggcagagcagtGTGGCCAAGCAGGACTGGGCTTGGAAAAATCAACACTCACCTGAATGCAGCACCTGagtgggagagaaaggaaaagacagcATAAGAAAATGGACTCGGAGCCTTGGGCACCAGAAAGGTCccaagggaaagggagaaggtcCCTCACAGCACAGCCCCCTGGAAAAAGTGAGGGGAAGGTGTTTGAAGTACTTAGCTAGGGAAGGGCCACGTGTTTCCAAGCTGTCTGCCTCCAGGGCTGACAGAGTTTTGACCAGGGTGTCATCCCCAATGGCTGGGGTGATGGTTACAGGACACCAGAAGGGACAAGTAGGTTAGGATTAAAATGAGGCCATCCCTGGAAGAAGTAACCCATTCCCTGGCTTGTGAAGAGCTCCTACCTCTTAGGCACAGGAGGGGATTGTAGTACAAGATGACCCCAGTGATGGTGAGAACAGCCAGCAGGGACAGGACCACCACTGCACCCACAACTCCAACAATATTCACTGGCTCTGTGCAGAGGAGAAACAGGAGGTCAGCTTGTCAGTGGGACACAGATGGGTGAGGAAATCTCAGTGCAAGCAACAGAGTTAGTCCCAGTGCTGTCTCAGACCTGATTTCCCATCACTGCAGCAGTTCCACCATCCAAGAGGTGCGAGTTTCAAGTGCACCATTGACACAGAAATTACCACAGCAAGGCCCCTATTTTTTTATGCCTTTGTGGATTTAGTGAAAGCAAATCAGCTCCTGCCCACTGCACCTTGACGAGCTTGAGACTTGGAGGTGCTCCTCTGTACCCTCAACCTACGGGAGGGACCAAGGCTGTTCCTCTCTCAGACCCATTATACCAAGGTGAAGGGAATCAGGCCTTTTCAGATGTAGGGAGTCCTACATCTATCTACACTTGCCACAGGAGTATGGAAAGCAtcaaaaggcagagagagctctTGGTGGCAAATGCCTGGGGGGCTGGGTACTGACCCCTGTGAGCAGTGTCCCTGACTCCTCCTCAGTCAGATCAGCCCCAAGGAGCCCCACTCACGCTTCACTGTCAGGCAGACaaacagctccctcagccccacgGGGTTCTGTGCCTTGCAGATGTAGCAGCCTCCATCGGTGCCCTGGGAGCAGTTCTGGATGGTGAGCTGGGACATGTTGCCCTCCTGGGTGATGAGGTACCTCCCTCCAGGCTGGATCTCCACCTCTGGCTGGGTGATGTCCCGCAGCCAGCTGAGCCTGGCTGGGGGGGTGCTCTCGGCCACACGGCATGTCAGGGTCACGTTGTCACCAACAAAACATGTCTTTGGGGGGTCtgtttccagggaagggatttctgaacagccccagggcaggggaaaaaaaaaaccaaaacaaaacaaacagtcATGGAGAGGGAAGGAATGGAAAAGCTTAACATAACAAGCAATCAGCCATCTGACTGATTAATAATCATTAACAGAAGGAAGTCAGACGGGCATCTGGGATTTGAGCACTGTGGGTTTGCATTCAGGTCACTCACAAGACTTCAGCAGACTTCTAAGGAGCAATCCAAGCAACTTTCACATTgctcagtcattttttttttttttgatacctGTCTTAATGTCCTCAAGGAAGAATGGCTAGAGGGCAGCCAGTAGGAAGGTatcagagaggagaaaggcagcccAGTAATCTTCCTTGGGATCAGTGGAGCTCTTTTTTAGTCTCAACAACCCTTGGAGGATAAATACAACTCAGTGGCTTTTTCAAAAGCCACTTTAGTCAGATCCCCTAGGCATTGGTAGGAGCCTGGGAGCACACACAGTCCTTCTGTTATCAACCCAGCTCTGCCAAACTTCACCTCGAGCTGAGCAAGGCATTAAGACCACCTCTCACTTTCAGACAGTGCCTGCACAGCTGAAAGCTCAGTGCAGGGAGATTTGTACCCAAAATGCAGCTCACCTGCAACTATGCTGTGATGGATCTCAGCTGCAGGACTTCAGTCAGCTCTGCACAAGCCAAGCCCTGCCATGCTGCCTCCTTGCCAGTGCCCACAAGCCTGGTTTGCCTGACCATTAGTGCTCTGGAGGGCAGAGGATGACCAGGCCACCAGTCTGCCCCCCCATTAGCAGGCTCATTAATAGTAATAAGGCAGACAAGTCAACTCACTTATCTCCACAGTGCAGGAAGGCTCCTCCTGCTTGATGACATGGCTCCCCACACACTTGAACACTTTGCGGTGGGAGAGGTGAGAGCTGTTCAGTGTTTCCACGTGGGTGTCTGAGGAGCTCGTGGAGCTGATGACCCAGCTTGAGTTCTCCAGATCGTGCCCCTCTTCTCTCCAGTGCAGGGTGGGGTGGGGATACCCCCCAGGCCAGCTGCAAAACAGCTGTAGTGTCAGCCCTGATGAGGAGGTCTCAGCCCAGCACTTTGGGGTTGACTGAGGTGGATCTACCAGCAAGAAAAGAACGTGGTCAGCAACACTTCCAGATCACAGCTCTCAGCACCTCAGGGCTGGAACCCCCAAGAGTGCTTATGTTTGACATCATTCTCTTTGAAAATCTTCCTGGTTTCCCTGCCTATCTTGCTCCCTGACCTGTGTTCCACAGCCCCAggtgagcacagctctgcatgACAGCCAAGAGGGACCAAGCAGGGGTCTgtcacagcagccacagccaaGCTTTGAGGGACAAATGTACTGGGAGGAAAAATTATTGCCACGGTTTTATCCAATGGAGATAAGCACTTCAAAACTTAGCAGGGGAGCAAAACCTTCACAGCACCCTTGGTCTTCATTCCACAGCTACAGGGGGTGACACTGATTCACACAACTTGAGAACAaggctctgcctctcccctcaCAGGTACAAGCACTCACATTTTCCAAGGGAACGTGGAAAGCATGGAGGCTCTTGCCTGGAGACAAACTTCTTAGAGCCACTGGCTCAAAACAGGAGCACTTCCCCAAAAGCTCAGCACACTGTTGAAAGAGGAGGCTGCTCCTGGTGTACAATATGCTCTGCCCATAGAAGGGTCCCAGTGGCTCCAGCTCGCAGGGTCAGGGCCACGTCCCACTGACTGGAGCCAGACCAGGTGTGCTTGGCTCCATCCAGTCACCACTGTCACTGCCATGTGGTACCACTCAGCCACACACCACACTCTGTGTCCACACCACAACAGTGGGGACAAACTCCAACAAAGAACAGAGGCAGGGTAAAGTCACTGCTGGCCTTGTGCCAGGGCCACTTCATGGCCACCCTGACTTCTGTTTGTTATTTAAATACAGACACAACTACCTGGTGGCAAGGGTGGGTCAGAAGGCAACAGAAACCCAGGAGCAATCAAtttgggcagagctgggctcacaagttcctttctctctcccatcTTCACACAGCCACACCTGTGCACAGACAGACACACGTGCTCATTTAACAGCTGCAGGGATTGTGGACCCTGATCCACTGTGTCCCTGTGGCTGTCTGAAGAGGCCTCCACCAAGAGATCAGACACTGCCAAAGGAAGCTCCCCACACAAGGTGTTAGAAGGATGCCTAATGCTTATTTTGTGGAGCTTTTATTCAAGTGACTTTCAAATGACAcgagctgaaaaaaaaacaaacctaaacaTGATGGCAAACCCCAGGTGAGCTACATGCACATACCTTCTTGGGGCTTGGCTTTTCATGAACTATATACACACATCTTGTATGATCTTTGAAACCATCTGGCTCTGGCAAGAAAGTTCTTTACAACAtttcctctgtccctgctcttgTAATTGATCCTGAACCCTGGCTGGGGTTGATCCAAGCAACCTGTTGGTCTGCATCCCCAGGAACTGCCCCACGTGGAGAGGCAGACACAGCCTTTCCAGATTTCAGCCAATTTCCATGCTGGTTCCAGGAACCTGATTCCTGAAGCCATCAGCTTTACACCCTGAACTCCCAGGCTCTCCCAGGACACCTGTGCCTTTCTGTCTAAATGCTAAAGGGAGatctttttctaaaatgttaaaTCCTCAAAAATTCTCAACCCCTACCACCAAAATGCCTCACAAAACATTAGCAAAAAGGACCTCATGCCCATAGAAGTGCCAGTAGTGGCTTATATCAAATAGCACACACACAAGAATTCCCTTGGAGAAGTGCAACTGCAAGTTTCCTTCACACCATGTGCTTCCTCTCCAAAAGAAACACAGGACAGCAGCTTGGGACAGGGCTGCACCTTTGCTGTGTTGCTGGAAGGCTTCCTCTACTGCTTGaggttttttaaatgcagttttaagcaaaaataaaactttttggTACAACCCACGAGATGAGCTGAAGACTGTAAACTGGTAAATCCCACATGAAACCTACAAACCCTGGGTGAATCTTCTACAGCAGTGCTAAGTCTGTCTGGGTCTCCAGCCCAGGCTAAATTGCTCctgaaacagtgaaaaaacagtTCATGCTTCTAGTTTGAATTTGAGAAACTTCAACTTTGCTGGTGCTTCTTCTGCTGATATAAAGCACCACCAGAAATACCTCTCTTACCTATTTGAGGGCACACCAGTGTCCCATATCACCAATTTTTGGAAACTAATTGACTCATTAATTCCATGCTAATAAATGAAGTTCAGAGTGCAGCACCAACACTTGGCACACTATCACTATATTTTGCTCACAAGTGTTCTGCACCAGTGCTCCAGATTTGGGGCTCCCTCTCCTAAGCCTACATGTGTATTCTCTGAAGAAGCCTGGGCCTCAATTCCTTTACTCCAGCCCTCCCAGACCCTCCAAAGCCCATCTGCAGGTTCCTTGCCCCAGGAATTTTTACTGGTGTGAACTTGCAGAGATTGAATGTGTACAGACCAGGTGTAACTTTTACAACACTCACCCTTCACCAAACACTGAGAAGGAACACCCTGAAAGCAAACGGAAAACACACGAAAGGTGTTGACAGAAAGACCAGCAAGAAAGGAAGGTGCCAGCAGAGCACAAAGTGTCACCAAAACAGGCAAACTGGCAGCAGCCTTTCCCTCTTCTCAACCCTAGAACATGGGCTTGGTTGGCGTAACAGGCAGCAGGTCACAGCCCAGGAGGGGCCAAGAATGGCACCAGGCTACTGGACCTGTGTTCTCTGCTCATCTGGAGAGGACTGTTCCCACAGAAGGGATGGGACATCTGGGAAAGATAATAGTTCCCCAGGAGGAATTAGTTCCCCAGCAGTGTGGGAATTGACTTGAGAGCTCTCCAGCCCAATCTCCCACTTCCCTCtgtgaagaggaaggaagaggggaaggaagaggggaaggaagaggggaaggaagaggggaaggaagaggggaaggaagaggggaaggaagaggggaaggaagaggggaaggaagaggggaaggaagaggggaaggaagaggggaaggaagaggggaaggaagaggggaaggaagaggggaaggaagaggggaaggaagaggggaaggaagaggggaaggaagaggggaaggaagagggatgGAAATGTGAGGGAGAACCAAAAGACACCACAGGACATAGAGGCTGAAAGCACAGCCTGTGATGGTAACAATGGGCATGCTCCCAGGACACTCTCAGCAATAAATGTGAGGAATGTGGTGTTTCCATCAAAATCAGAAGGCTGCACTGCAAGACTCTGCACAGACAACTAATCAACTGAGGACCCTCCATCCTCACACCAAATAGATGGCAGCAAGGAGTAGCACAGCACATCTATTTCAAACCTGCTAATTCAACTGAGGGAAAAAGGCACAGTGAGCAGAAGCCCACAGCCTAAGATCCATGAAAGCTCAAGTCAGACAGATTCCGAGGCAAAGGGCCACCCTGGAAAGAGCTAAAGGACATGAAAGATCTGCCCCAAAGCAGATTAATCATCACCAATTAAGAAGGATCTGAAAAGACATAATGAGGACTTAACACTGAGGACTTAACTTTTCTGGCTGCATTGCACACAAATATTCTTGACAAACCTTAGACACACGTCTGTGTGCTTGTGGGTTATTGTGGAATTGAACAGTATCAGCCTGCTCACAGATTTTACATAATAAGGCCACCTTGCccttttttaacattattttttcaccACTGCCAGATGAATCTGGGGAGGGAATTCACAGACACAGGACAGACTTACTGGCTACCAGGAGCTGGACTCTGTGCTCGTGGTCCGTTCTGTTCAGCACCTCCTTGCAGGTGTAGTTGCCTTCATCCTGCAGACGCAGCTCTGTGATGTGCAGGGAGCTGTTGTCAACCAGGGAGAAACGGACATCTGGAGGGAAGGTCACCCTTGAGGAGAAGAGTGGGGGGAAAGAGTGCGGATCCCCCTGAAACCAGACCACCTCGGCtgcttctctggagacattgCGGCACAACAGGAGGACGCTTCCTCCAAGCTTCCCAAAGACCACCTCCTCTGTTCCTGCAGATCAGAAGGGAGAGAGTTAGGGATGTGAGGAACCAGCAAAGCCCTCTTTTGTCAGCAAAGATCTGGACATCTGATCTATACCAGTCCTCTGGAGTGCTTGCTGGGGGCTGGCACTGCTGAAGGATCTCCAAGATGCACTTGGCAACTAAAGATCTTCATTGCAGACACAGGATCAGGAAAAGGGACACAGCCTCAAAGGCTCATCAGAAAAGCAAGGACGGGGCATTTCTGCCTGAGAGAGGAGGGCAACAAACAAGTGACCTGAGGGAGCCAGAGAAGCGCGGTGCTGGAGCACTCCTGGCACTGGTCACAGCAATGTCCACGCTCACCCAACATCTTGCTGGAGCACTTGCCCAGACAGCCTCATTCAGAGTAGCACAaagtaaccaaaaaaaaaaggagttaaaaGCTGCTTTGGCATCGGCGGTCAGCGAGGAAGACGCACAGCTGTTGATTCCCCCTTCACCTCTCCCACCTTCCCCCTTCCAAAGGGCACCCGGACCCTACAGCCACCTCTGGAGCGCCCGTCCCTCCCGCCTGCCCCCTCTGCTTGTGTTCCAGGGCGAATTTTGCTCCTTCCAGCacgaaaaaaaaccccaaaaccctacACTTCTAAAAGGAAATCATGACGAGGGAGGAGCCCGCCAGACTGAGGTACTGCTCGAACAAGACGCCCAGAACTCGGTCGCCGCTCCCTTTCCCCTCAGCCCCCGCTACCTGCGGCGTCCCGGCGCGGCATCAGCCTCCAGACACAGAGGGCAAGGAAGAACCGGGCCGACGCCGTCCCGCCCGGGAGCTGCATCGCCGTCTGCCGCTGCCAAACCCTCCCGCCTCGGGAAGGCGGTGCTGGACACACTCCGCCCCGGCCAGCGGGCAGGGGAGGCGGGCGAGGCCGGTCCGGGGCCCATGGAGGGGTCGTGTATCAGTCCCCGCAGCCTCAGACCCGCCATCTTCGGCGCCCGCCATCTTGGGGGCCCCCCTGACCCCGCCCGCCATCTTGAGCAGCCCCCGCAGGGCGGCCCGGGGCGGCTTCCCTGCCCGGGGAGGAGGGCGCTGACCTCGGGTGCGAGGAGCGGGAAGGTTCAGCCCAAGGAGGGTGG encodes the following:
- the VSIG10 gene encoding LOW QUALITY PROTEIN: V-set and immunoglobulin domain-containing protein 10 (The sequence of the model RefSeq protein was modified relative to this genomic sequence to represent the inferred CDS: deleted 2 bases in 1 codon), which produces MAGGVRGAPKMAGAEDGGSEAAGTDTRPLHGPRTGLARLPCPLAGAECVQHRLPEARVWQRQTAMQLPGGTASARFFLALCVWRLMPRRDAAGTEEVVFGKLGGSVLLLCRNVSREAAEVVWFQGDPHSFPPLFSSRVTFPPDVRFSLVDNSSLHITELRLQDEGNYTCKEVLNRTDHEHRVQLLVANPPQSTPKCWAETSSSGLTLQLFCSWPGGYPHPTLHWREEGHDLENSSWVISSTSSSDTHVETLNSSHLSHRKVFKCVGSHVIKQEEPSCTVEIKIPSLETDPPKTCFVGDNVTLTCRVAESTPPARLSWLRDITQPEVEIQPGGRYLITQEGNMSQLTIQNCSQGTDGGCYICKAQNPVGLRELFVCLTVKQPVNIVGVVGAVVVLSLLAVLTITGVILYYNPLLCLRGAAFRNQDSGDVLVLVDSEDDNEGKGEEETLSSSTKQEAMTLVNGNRVQAAYLNCLTEGDDGEQHSRVSLQETRAEEMQGS